One Brassica napus cultivar Da-Ae chromosome A5, Da-Ae, whole genome shotgun sequence DNA window includes the following coding sequences:
- the LOC106436176 gene encoding tropinone reductase homolog At2g30670-like: MFPHLKNVITYVYLIYFASINVIWICGHSYSHAKQNKKMDKRWSLQGMTALVTGGASGIGHAIVEELASFGAIIHVCDISETLLNKSLSIWEKKGFQVSGSICDVSSRPERETLMQTVSKMFDGKLSILVNNVGGIRLKPTTEYVAEDFSFHISTNLESAYHLSQLSHPLLKASGYGSIVMNSSVGGVVSMECGSLYGLSKGAMNQLARSLACEWATDGIRTNSVAPNFILTDMTAPVLGDACYRKSLFSRTPLGRAGEPKEVASLVAFLCLPAASYITGQTICVDGGLTVNGFSYQPKP; the protein is encoded by the exons atgTTTCCACACCTCAAAAACGTCATTACCTACGTATATTTGATATACTTCGCCTCTATAAATGTTATTTGGATCTGTGGTCATTCCTACTCAcatgcaaaacaaaacaaaaaaatggatAAAAGATGGAGTCTTCAAGGCATGACTGCTCTTGTAACTGGTGGAGCCAGCGGAATCGG GCATGCCATAGTAGAAGAGCTAGCTAGTTTTGGAGCTATAATCCATGTATGTGACATATCCGAAACACTGCTCAATAAAAGTTTAAGCATATGGGAAAAGAAAGGGTTTCAAGTGAGCGGTTCAATATGTGATGTATCCTCTCGTCCCGAGAGAGAAACACTAATGCAAACCGTCTCAAAGATGTTCGATGGCAAGCTGAGTATTCTT GTGAATAACGTTGGGGGAATTCGCCTTAAACCAACAACAGAATATGTGGCAGAAGATTTCTCGTTCCATATTTCAACAAACTTGGAATCTGCTTATCATCTTAGCCAGCTTTCACATCCTCTTTTAAAGGCTTCTGGATATGGAAGCATTGTTATGAATTCTTCTGTTGGAGGGGTTGTATCTATGGAATGCGGATCCCTCTATGGTTTATCGAAAG gAGCTATGAATCAACTAGCAAGAAGTTTGGCGTGTGAGTGGGCAACTGATGGCATAAGAACCAACTCTGTTGCTCCTAATTTTATCCTCACTGATATGACTGCACCT GTTCTCGGAGACGCTTGTTACAGGAAGAGTTTGTTTAGTAGAACTCCACTTGGTCGCGCTGGAGAGCCAAAAGAGGTTGCATCACTTGTGGCTTTTCTTTGTCTACCTGCAGCTTCATATATTACTGGTCAGACCATTTGTGTTGATGGAGGTCTCACTGTCAATGGTTTCTCCTATCAGCCTAAGCCTTGA
- the LOC125609446 gene encoding probable protein phosphatase 2C 24: MADICYEVVTDASAYESRPLHSGRRQRFPMDKTVAMQEEWEKKNFKRNKLEALTVRNENVSGESPVTEASPRYGVSSVCGRRREMEDAVAIHPSFSSHSEYPQHYFGVYDGHGCSHVAARCRERLHKLVQEELNSDREEEEDEWRKTMERSFTRMDKEVVLLSESVLSAKCKCELQTPDCDAVGSTAVVSIITQDKIVVANCGDSRAVLCRNGKPFPLSTDHKPDRPDELDRIEGAGGRVIYWDCPRVLGVLAMSRAIGDNYLKPYVTCEPEVTVTDRTDDDCLILASDGLWDVVSIRG; the protein is encoded by the exons ATGGCAGATATATGTTACGAAGTTGTGACCGATGCGTCGGCGTATGAATCAAGACCGTTACATTCAGGGAGGAGGCAGAGGTTTCCGATGGATAAGACGGTGGCGATGCAAGAAGAATGGGAGAAGAAAAACTTTAAGCGTAATAAACTGGAGGCTTTAACGGTGAGAAATGAGAACGTCTCCGGTGAGTCTCCGGTGACGGAGGCAAGTCCGAGATACGGCGTTTCTTCGGTGTGCGGTAGAAGAAGAGAGATGGAAGATGCGGTGGCGATTCATCCTTCGTTTTCTTCTCATTCGGAGTATCCTCAACACTACTTCGGTGTCTACGACGGTCACGGTTGTTCCCAC GTTGCAGCGAGGTGTAGGGAGAGACTTCACAAGCTGGTGCAAGAGGAGCTAAACTCTGATAGGGAAGAAGAGGAGGACGAGTGGAGAAAGACGATGGAGCGTAGCTTCACTCGCATGGATAAAGAGGTTGTGTTGTTGAGTGAATCAGTCCTGAGTGCGAAATGTAAGTGCGAGCTTCAGACGCCGGATTGTGATGCGGTCGGATCAACCGCCGTCGTGTCTATCATTACGCAGGATAAGATCGTCGTCGCTAACTGCGGCGATTCCAGAGCAGTTCTCTGCCGGAACGGAAAACCATTCCCTCTATCGACAGATCACAAG CCTGACCGTCCAGACGAGTTGGACCGAATCGAAGGAGCTGGAGGACGAGTCATATACTGGGACTGTCCGAGAGTTCTAGGAGTCTTAGCGATGTCACGAGCCATAGGAGACAACTATCTGAAACCTTACGTGACTTGTGAACCGGAGGTAACGGTAACAGACAGGACGGACGATGACTGCCTTATTCTAGCCAGCGACGGTTTATGGGACGTTGTGTCTATTAGAGGATAA
- the LOC106436171 gene encoding serine/threonine-protein phosphatase PP1: protein MAEKPAPEQEQTRAMEPAVLDDIIRRLVEFRNTRPGSGKQVHLSEGEIRQLCAVSKDIFLQQPILLELEAPIKICGDIHGQYSDLLRLFEYGGFPPDANYLFLGDYVDRGKQSLETICLLLAYKIKYPENFFLLRGNHECASINRIYGFYDECKRRFNVRLWKIFTDCFNCLPVAALIDDRILCMHGGISPELTSLDQIRSISRPLDIPDSGLVCDLLWSDPSGDVKGWGANDRGVSYTFGADTVAEFLQKNDMDLICRAHQVVEDGYEFFAERQVVTVFSAPNYCGEFDNAGAMMSIDESLMCSFQILKPSDKRSPFQ, encoded by the exons ATGGCGGAGAAGCCGGCGCCGGAGCAGGAGCAGACGAGAGCGATGGAACCGGCGGTGCTCGACGATATAATCCGGCGATTGGTTGAGTTTCGGAACACGAGGCCTGGATCGGGGAAACAAGTTCACCTCAGCGAAGGTGAAATCCGACAGCTCTGTGCCGTCTCTAAAGACATCTTTCTCCAACAGCCCATTCTCCTCGAACTCGAAGCTCCCATCAAGATCTGCG GTGATATTCATGGGCAGTACTCAGACCTATTGAGACTCTTTGAGTACGGAGGCTTCCCTCCCGACGCCAATTATCTCTTCTTAGGTGACTACGTCGACCGCGGCAAGCAAAGCCTTGAAACCATATGCCTTCTCCTAGCTTACAAAATCAAGTACCCTGAGAACTTCTTCTTGCTGAGAGGGAACCATGAGTGCGCCTCCATCAACCGTATCTACGGATTCTACGACGAGTGCAAACGCAGGTTCAACGTCAGGCTCTGGAAAATATTCACGGATTGCTTTAACTGTCTTCCCGTGGCCGCCTTGATCGACGATAGGATACTGTGTATGCACGGCGGGATCTCCCCGGAGCTGACGAGCTTGGACCAGATCAGGAGCATTTCGCGCCCCTTGGATATTCCTGACTCGGGTTTGGTGTGTGATTTACTTTGGTCGGATCCTAGCGGAGACGTCAAGGGCTGGGGAGCGAACGACCGTGGCGTGTCGTATACTTTTGGAGCTGACACGGTTGCGGAGTTTTTGCAGAAGAATGATATGGACCTTATCTGTCGTGCCCACCAG GTTGTTGAAGATGGGTATGAGTTCTTTGCGGAAAGACAGGTTGTTACTGTGTTTTCAGCTCCCAACTATTGCGGAGAGTTTGATAATGCTGGCGCAATGATGAGCATTGATGAGAGCTTAATGTGCTCGTTCCAGATTCTAAAGCCGTCGGATAAGAGATCCCCATTTCAATGA